In Desulfopila inferna, the following are encoded in one genomic region:
- a CDS encoding lipase/acyltransferase domain-containing protein, giving the protein MKNPFICLLLIVPLCSCSYLKYSLIQAEYARIQSAEPGQVNVKHMIDRDTFFLFGKTIDASVRYSEANLAVAAYSNKFKENECVDILFHAGAGTYFGLNLPEGEYTLLALADIDADNMFSKSEIVGRRSITLSKESAPEKVLSQVNIPLVEAETLEWVVPFPIPERPELERSLFYPAGAIRALDDPIFDEEIAVLGMYDPASFLETAPTMFYALEEDQGYKIPVIFVHGIGGSSRVFAPILEQLDRTRYKPWLFYYPSGGDLNQLADFFYTVFLSGKTIPLHKMPVVVVAHSMGGLIVREALNKCGESPCENVIELFVSIASPWGGHPAVASAVKHGLMVLPAWRDVNPNNSFIRELYRKPLPKSVHHLLIYAYHNPDTWKIGENSDGVVPLSSQLHHPAQQESSEQFGFNDNHTAILENQEMIRLVLTRMNRIKNIFPADHLAILQSGGYNLNLPEDYSPVGQYSIGSVGRYFMAVTAGRLKPIFPEQEHFFQVTRGKAAATSQMDKEWLRFLREYPELYQAEIAAE; this is encoded by the coding sequence ATGAAAAATCCATTCATCTGCCTGCTGTTGATTGTGCCCCTATGTTCCTGTTCGTACCTGAAGTATTCTCTCATCCAGGCTGAATATGCACGTATTCAAAGTGCAGAACCAGGACAGGTGAATGTCAAACATATGATTGACCGGGACACTTTTTTTCTTTTCGGCAAAACCATTGACGCATCGGTTCGATACTCCGAAGCGAATTTGGCTGTAGCGGCCTACTCGAATAAATTCAAGGAGAATGAATGTGTAGACATACTTTTTCATGCAGGTGCCGGAACATATTTTGGTTTGAACCTGCCGGAGGGTGAATATACATTACTGGCCCTTGCCGATATTGATGCGGATAATATGTTCTCAAAATCCGAAATAGTAGGTCGAAGATCGATCACTCTCAGTAAAGAATCGGCACCGGAAAAGGTTTTAAGCCAAGTCAATATTCCATTAGTAGAGGCAGAGACATTGGAGTGGGTTGTACCCTTTCCCATACCCGAAAGACCAGAACTGGAAAGGTCCCTTTTTTACCCTGCCGGGGCAATTCGCGCTCTCGATGATCCCATATTCGATGAAGAGATTGCAGTGTTAGGTATGTATGATCCTGCTTCATTTCTGGAGACGGCGCCTACCATGTTCTATGCACTGGAAGAGGATCAGGGATATAAAATCCCTGTCATTTTCGTGCATGGAATAGGAGGTAGTTCCAGGGTATTTGCGCCGATTCTTGAGCAACTGGATAGAACCCGTTATAAACCCTGGCTTTTTTATTATCCCTCAGGCGGCGACTTAAACCAGCTGGCTGATTTCTTCTACACAGTTTTTCTCTCCGGGAAAACCATCCCTCTCCATAAGATGCCTGTGGTCGTAGTGGCGCACAGCATGGGGGGGCTTATTGTGCGGGAGGCCTTGAATAAGTGCGGCGAGAGTCCGTGTGAAAATGTAATAGAATTATTCGTCAGCATCGCCAGTCCCTGGGGAGGTCATCCGGCAGTCGCTTCAGCGGTAAAACATGGTTTGATGGTTTTGCCGGCATGGCGGGATGTCAATCCCAACAATAGTTTTATCAGAGAGCTTTATCGCAAGCCATTGCCGAAGTCCGTGCATCATCTGCTCATTTATGCATACCACAACCCTGATACCTGGAAAATAGGTGAAAACAGCGATGGGGTGGTGCCCCTCTCCAGTCAATTGCATCACCCCGCTCAACAGGAATCCAGTGAGCAGTTCGGGTTCAATGATAACCACACGGCCATTCTTGAGAACCAGGAAATGATACGGCTTGTCCTTACCAGAATGAACCGGATAAAAAACATTTTTCCTGCGGACCATCTCGCAATACTCCAAAGCGGTGGATACAATCTGAATTTGCCGGAGGATTATAGTCCGGTCGGCCAATACTCTATCGGCTCGGTTGGCAGGTATTTTATGGCTGTCACTGCGGGTAGGCTCAAGCCCATTTTTCCCGAACAGGAGCATTTTTTCCAGGTAACTCGAGGAAAGGCAGCAGCAACTTCGCAAATGGACAAAGAGTGGCTGCGCTTTCTGAGAGAATATCCTGAACTCTATCAGGCTGAAATTGCAGCTGAATAA
- the nifJ gene encoding pyruvate:ferredoxin (flavodoxin) oxidoreductase: MESPSPRRMITVDANEAVAAVAYHLSEVIAIYPITPSSPMGEHVDEWSVKGDRNIWGTVPLVSQMQSEAGVAGAVHGSLQAGSLCTTFTASQGLLLMIPNMYKIAGELTPFAMHVTARTIATHALSIFGDHSDVMACRQTGFAMLASSSVQEAQDMAAIAHSATLRSRIPFLHFFDGFRTSHEVNKIEELITEEIRQMVDDDQVRAHRQRALNPDGPLIRGTAQNPDTFFQGREASNPFYLECPGIVRETMKQFGKITGRSYDLFEYVGDPQAEQVIVIMGSGAETVEETVKRLNNRGDKVGMIKVRLFRPFAIDHFVDILPESVNSIAVLDRTKEPGAIGEPLYKDVVAAIWETGRQHKSPLNVIGGRYGLSSKEFTPAMVKAVFEELGRKEPLIHFTVGIEDDVTSLSLPYDDEFEIEDREAVRALFFGLGSDGTVGANKNSIKIIGEDTPNHAQGYFVYDSKKSGSVTVSHLRFGPSPIRAPYLIQRASFIACHQFGFLERIPMLDRAEQEAVFLLNAPYGPDEVWEKLPLEVQMEIIDKKLSFYVIDAYDVADKTGMGVRINTIMQTCFFAISGILPREEAIGKIKDAIRKSYEKKGEEIVRRNFKAVDDTLANLHQIKVPAEAASEIHMRPVVPEEAPEFVQRITAHIMAGKGDQLPVSAFPVDGTWPVSTTRWEKRNIALQIPIWAPQVCIQCGKCSFVCPHATIRTRAYDPLRLEDAPEGFRHVDARGSELKGMKYTVQVAPEDCTGCRLCVMVCPGKDKSNPRRRAINMEPRLDHLETEKENYRFFLNLPEVNRSSLKMNVKNSQLLKPLFEYSGCCAGCGETQYIKLLTQLFGERALIANATGCSSIYGGNLPTTPYTTGSSGRGPSWSNSLFEDNAEFGLGFRLSLDKQKVQAEELLSRLATQLEEGLAEQILTASQLGERQIEDQREHIMELRKQLEKIDSAQARELLALIENLIKKSVWIVGGDGWAYDIGYGGLDHVLSLGRDINVLVLDTEMYSNTGGQQSKATPLGAAAKFAAIGKSIAKKELGLMAMTYGGIYVGRVAFGANDNHTVKVFEEAESFPGASLIIAYSHCIGQGFDLAYGARQQKLAVDSGYWPLYRYDPRKSAVGENPFILDSGAPKIPLREYIYNETRYRMLEKIDPERAKMLLSSAQSTVDQRYDLYNQLAGLKPQYTYSPHK; encoded by the coding sequence ATGGAATCCCCGTCTCCACGACGAATGATAACAGTTGACGCCAATGAGGCAGTGGCAGCAGTAGCGTACCATTTAAGCGAAGTGATCGCCATCTATCCCATCACTCCCTCCTCTCCCATGGGAGAGCACGTTGATGAATGGTCGGTAAAAGGAGACAGGAATATCTGGGGCACTGTCCCGCTGGTTTCACAAATGCAGTCGGAAGCCGGAGTTGCAGGCGCCGTTCACGGCAGCCTGCAGGCGGGATCCCTTTGTACCACATTTACCGCATCCCAGGGGCTCCTGCTGATGATCCCCAACATGTATAAGATTGCCGGTGAGCTTACCCCTTTTGCTATGCATGTAACAGCCCGAACTATTGCCACCCATGCCCTGTCTATCTTCGGAGATCATTCCGACGTCATGGCCTGCCGGCAGACGGGCTTTGCCATGCTGGCGTCCAGTTCGGTTCAGGAGGCCCAGGATATGGCGGCGATCGCCCACAGTGCCACACTGCGCTCACGAATCCCCTTTCTCCATTTCTTTGACGGTTTTCGGACCTCCCATGAAGTAAACAAAATTGAGGAGTTGATTACAGAGGAGATCCGCCAAATGGTCGATGACGACCAGGTCCGGGCTCATCGCCAACGTGCCTTGAATCCCGACGGGCCGTTGATACGTGGAACCGCTCAAAATCCGGACACTTTTTTTCAGGGACGAGAAGCATCAAACCCCTTCTACCTCGAATGTCCCGGAATTGTCCGTGAAACCATGAAGCAGTTCGGCAAGATAACCGGCAGAAGTTATGATTTGTTCGAATATGTGGGCGATCCGCAGGCTGAGCAGGTAATAGTCATAATGGGTTCAGGGGCCGAAACCGTAGAGGAAACGGTAAAACGGCTCAATAACCGGGGCGACAAAGTAGGCATGATAAAGGTCCGCCTCTTCCGGCCTTTTGCAATCGATCATTTTGTCGATATCCTGCCCGAATCGGTTAACTCCATTGCGGTTCTGGACAGAACCAAAGAGCCCGGAGCCATCGGCGAACCGCTCTACAAGGATGTGGTTGCGGCAATCTGGGAAACAGGACGGCAGCACAAATCCCCTCTGAACGTTATCGGCGGGCGTTACGGCCTCTCCTCCAAGGAGTTTACCCCGGCCATGGTCAAAGCTGTCTTTGAAGAACTGGGCCGCAAAGAACCCCTGATCCACTTTACCGTCGGCATCGAGGATGATGTCACCAGCCTCTCACTGCCGTACGACGATGAATTCGAGATCGAAGACCGGGAAGCGGTCCGAGCCCTCTTCTTCGGCCTCGGTTCAGACGGCACCGTCGGCGCCAACAAGAATTCGATCAAGATCATTGGCGAAGATACTCCCAATCATGCCCAGGGCTATTTTGTCTATGACTCGAAAAAATCCGGTAGTGTCACCGTCAGTCATCTTCGCTTCGGCCCCAGTCCCATTCGCGCCCCTTACCTCATCCAGCGCGCCAGTTTCATCGCCTGCCACCAGTTCGGTTTCCTCGAACGCATACCCATGCTCGATCGTGCGGAACAGGAAGCGGTTTTTCTTCTTAACGCACCCTACGGTCCCGATGAAGTATGGGAGAAACTTCCCCTGGAAGTACAAATGGAGATTATCGACAAGAAACTAAGCTTTTATGTCATCGACGCCTATGACGTTGCCGATAAAACCGGCATGGGCGTGCGCATTAACACTATTATGCAAACCTGTTTTTTTGCTATTTCGGGAATCCTCCCCCGGGAGGAGGCGATCGGCAAGATCAAGGATGCAATCCGTAAGAGCTATGAAAAGAAAGGAGAAGAGATTGTCAGACGTAATTTCAAGGCGGTGGATGACACCCTGGCAAATCTGCACCAGATTAAGGTGCCGGCTGAGGCTGCTTCAGAGATCCACATGCGCCCGGTGGTGCCGGAAGAGGCTCCCGAATTTGTGCAGAGGATCACTGCCCATATCATGGCCGGCAAGGGAGATCAGCTCCCGGTCTCGGCCTTTCCCGTAGACGGTACCTGGCCGGTAAGCACTACCAGGTGGGAAAAGAGGAACATTGCCCTGCAAATTCCCATCTGGGCCCCCCAGGTCTGCATCCAGTGCGGGAAGTGCTCCTTTGTCTGCCCGCATGCGACCATCCGCACCAGGGCCTACGATCCTTTGCGGCTCGAAGATGCTCCCGAGGGGTTCCGTCATGTAGATGCGAGGGGCAGTGAACTGAAAGGAATGAAATACACCGTCCAGGTGGCGCCCGAAGACTGCACCGGCTGCCGTCTCTGCGTCATGGTCTGTCCGGGGAAGGACAAGTCTAATCCGCGGCGCCGGGCCATCAACATGGAACCACGACTCGATCACCTGGAGACGGAGAAGGAAAACTACCGGTTTTTCCTGAATCTGCCTGAGGTTAACCGGTCTTCCCTGAAGATGAATGTCAAAAACTCGCAGTTGCTCAAACCGCTGTTTGAGTATTCCGGATGCTGCGCCGGCTGTGGCGAGACCCAGTACATTAAGCTGCTGACTCAGCTGTTTGGAGAGCGGGCGCTTATAGCCAATGCTACCGGCTGTTCCTCGATTTACGGCGGCAACCTGCCCACCACCCCCTACACCACCGGGAGCAGCGGCCGCGGCCCGTCCTGGTCCAACTCCCTCTTCGAGGATAACGCCGAATTCGGTTTAGGTTTCCGGCTCTCCCTCGATAAGCAGAAAGTTCAGGCCGAAGAACTGCTAAGCAGACTTGCCACGCAATTAGAGGAAGGACTGGCCGAGCAAATTCTGACCGCATCCCAGCTGGGTGAACGGCAGATAGAAGACCAGCGCGAGCATATCATGGAATTGCGAAAACAGCTTGAGAAGATTGATTCCGCCCAGGCCCGCGAACTTTTGGCCCTCATTGAAAATCTGATAAAAAAATCGGTATGGATTGTGGGAGGCGACGGCTGGGCTTATGATATCGGCTATGGCGGGCTTGATCATGTACTGTCCCTGGGCCGGGACATCAATGTGCTGGTTCTGGATACGGAGATGTATTCCAACACCGGCGGTCAGCAGTCCAAAGCCACTCCACTGGGTGCTGCAGCAAAGTTCGCCGCAATCGGCAAGTCCATCGCCAAAAAGGAACTGGGACTCATGGCCATGACCTACGGCGGCATCTATGTCGGCAGGGTCGCCTTCGGCGCCAACGACAATCACACGGTCAAGGTATTCGAAGAGGCGGAGTCCTTTCCCGGAGCTTCACTCATCATCGCCTACAGCCACTGTATCGGCCAGGGATTCGATCTGGCTTATGGTGCCAGGCAGCAGAAACTGGCGGTGGACTCGGGCTACTGGCCGCTGTACCGCTACGATCCACGAAAATCCGCTGTCGGGGAAAACCCCTTTATTCTTGATTCCGGGGCTCCAAAAATCCCACTCAGGGAGTATATCTACAATGAAACCCGTTATCGGATGCTTGAAAAAATAGACCCCGAACGGGCCAAGATGCTGCTCAGCAGTGCCCAGTCCACAGTGGATCAGCGCTATGATCTCTATAATCAACTGGCAGGACTTAAGCCGCAGTATACCTATTCGCCGCATAAATAG
- a CDS encoding dihydroorotate dehydrogenase-like protein: protein MDLSTTYLGFSLPHPLMPGASPLVDNLSTVKRLEDAGAAAIVMYSLFEEQIIADQERAVREVEVPEHTYAEALSYLPLTEDMRLGPDIYLENVAAIKKSVSVPVIASLNGVSEGGWLRYARLIEQAGADALELNIYFLADDPGLSGKAVEDRLLGVVRQVKQNIAIPVAVKISPFFSSISHFCKQLEEAGADGVLLFNRFYQPDIDVEELEILSKLKLSTRDELLLRLRWLAILSGGSRLSFGITGGVHTGIDVVKAVMCGAHAVQMVSALLRNQPEYLTVVRNELSSWLESHEYESLEQMRGSMTKEHAPDRDLFERVNYIRVLQGGPG from the coding sequence ATGGATCTATCAACGACCTATCTCGGTTTTTCCCTGCCGCACCCCCTCATGCCGGGCGCTTCTCCCCTGGTCGATAATCTCAGTACAGTCAAACGCCTCGAAGATGCCGGGGCCGCAGCCATCGTCATGTACTCCCTTTTTGAAGAGCAGATTATCGCCGATCAGGAAAGGGCTGTGCGTGAAGTCGAGGTGCCTGAACACACCTACGCCGAGGCATTATCCTATCTGCCGCTGACCGAGGACATGCGTCTGGGCCCGGATATTTACCTGGAGAATGTCGCCGCCATCAAAAAAAGCGTCTCCGTGCCGGTGATAGCTTCCCTGAACGGGGTGAGCGAAGGCGGATGGCTGCGCTATGCCCGTCTGATCGAGCAGGCCGGCGCCGATGCTCTGGAGCTGAACATCTATTTTCTGGCCGATGATCCGGGGTTGAGCGGAAAGGCAGTTGAAGATCGTCTTCTCGGGGTGGTCAGGCAGGTCAAGCAGAACATAGCCATTCCGGTTGCTGTAAAAATATCGCCGTTTTTCTCCTCAATTTCACATTTCTGCAAACAGCTGGAGGAGGCCGGTGCGGACGGGGTGCTGCTCTTCAATAGATTCTATCAGCCTGACATCGATGTGGAAGAACTGGAAATACTCTCAAAGCTCAAACTGTCGACTCGGGATGAACTGCTGCTGCGTCTCAGATGGCTGGCCATTCTCTCAGGAGGCTCCCGCCTCTCCTTCGGCATCACCGGCGGAGTCCATACCGGCATCGATGTGGTCAAAGCGGTGATGTGTGGCGCCCATGCCGTACAGATGGTATCGGCACTGCTCAGGAATCAACCCGAATATCTCACTGTGGTCAGGAATGAACTCAGTTCCTGGCTGGAAAGCCATGAATATGAATCCCTCGAACAGATGCGCGGCAGCATGACCAAAGAACATGCACCCGACCGTGATCTTTTTGAACGGGTCAACTATATCAGGGTGCTGCAGGGTGGGCCGGGATGA
- a CDS encoding rhomboid family intramembrane serine protease, translated as MNSPQKRNSLLCPNCRRLVSRSAPECPHCGLKNPGSIWKDNIFTRGSADQGGILRVILVANIAMFVISLVIDPRPSAFSSSPFNFLSPSNNSLLVLGSTGTIPLFQLNRWWSLVAASYLHGSLLHIIFNMIALHQLGPLLIREYGPSRMFIIYTLSGIGGYLISTMFGVRFTIGASAAVCGLIGAALYYGKSRGGSYGNAVYSQIGGWAIGIFIFGFLVPGINNFGHAGGMLIGVLAGFILGYRERVQEKMGHKFLNMVCVIGTAIVLLWSLVNGVIFLLR; from the coding sequence ATGAATTCACCCCAGAAAAGAAACTCGCTCCTCTGCCCGAACTGCAGAAGGCTGGTCAGCAGATCGGCGCCGGAATGTCCTCATTGCGGCCTGAAGAATCCAGGATCGATCTGGAAAGACAATATATTTACCAGGGGTTCCGCTGACCAAGGCGGCATCCTCAGGGTGATTCTGGTGGCAAATATTGCAATGTTCGTCATCTCTCTGGTTATTGATCCACGACCATCGGCTTTTTCCAGCAGCCCTTTCAATTTTCTCTCGCCGAGTAATAACAGCCTGTTGGTGCTCGGTTCCACAGGCACAATACCTTTGTTTCAGCTTAATCGCTGGTGGTCGCTGGTGGCGGCAAGTTATCTGCACGGCAGTCTGTTGCACATTATCTTCAACATGATAGCGCTGCATCAGCTCGGTCCGCTGCTGATCCGCGAATATGGCCCCAGCAGGATGTTTATCATCTATACCTTGAGCGGAATCGGCGGCTATCTTATCTCTACCATGTTCGGAGTACGATTTACCATAGGAGCTTCGGCCGCGGTATGCGGCTTGATCGGTGCTGCTTTGTATTACGGCAAAAGCAGAGGCGGTTCATATGGCAATGCCGTCTATTCTCAGATCGGTGGATGGGCTATAGGAATATTCATTTTCGGCTTTCTGGTGCCGGGGATCAACAATTTCGGGCACGCAGGGGGGATGCTCATTGGTGTACTTGCCGGTTTTATTCTCGGTTACCGGGAGCGGGTTCAGGAGAAAATGGGCCATAAATTTCTTAATATGGTCTGTGTGATTGGCACCGCTATCGTGCTGCTCTGGTCCCTTGTGAATGGTGTAATATTTCTACTCAGGTAG
- a CDS encoding BtrH N-terminal domain-containing protein → MDIEIDFPHRQTAHCESGVTSNLLRFHGIECSESLAFGIGEGLFFGYLPFIRLNKLPLTTYRCAVGRIFKKVNSRLGVSVSHSKFRSPEKAMKALDRKLDEGIPVGCQTGAYWLPYFPPAFRFHFNMHNLVVIGRRGDEYLISDPVFEEVVRCSRGDLLRARFAKGALAPHGAMYYLDKIPGNPDLHTAARQGIISVCRTMLKIPVFFLGTRGIDFLAGRLADWPRKMGQDRAILSLGQLIRMQEEIGTGGGGFRFMYAAFLQEAAALLEKPQLHDCSERLTLIGDNWRKFAVTGARICKGRSRENDTFAHLAEILRECAASERLIYADLLELLSQPARLDSNPAFAEAQKAFRT, encoded by the coding sequence ATGGATATAGAGATCGATTTCCCCCACAGGCAGACTGCCCATTGCGAAAGTGGTGTCACTTCAAACCTTCTGCGTTTTCATGGTATAGAATGCTCCGAATCTCTGGCTTTCGGCATTGGCGAAGGTTTGTTTTTCGGCTACCTTCCCTTTATCAGGCTCAACAAACTTCCATTGACAACCTATCGCTGCGCCGTCGGGAGGATCTTTAAAAAGGTGAACTCCCGCCTTGGCGTATCGGTAAGCCACAGCAAATTTCGCTCACCGGAAAAAGCCATGAAGGCCCTCGACCGAAAACTGGATGAAGGAATACCGGTGGGCTGTCAGACCGGAGCATATTGGCTGCCCTATTTTCCACCCGCCTTTCGCTTTCATTTCAATATGCACAACCTTGTGGTTATCGGGCGTCGGGGAGATGAATATCTGATCAGTGACCCGGTTTTTGAAGAAGTGGTACGCTGCAGCCGCGGAGATCTTCTGCGGGCTCGTTTTGCCAAAGGTGCCCTGGCCCCACACGGGGCAATGTACTACCTGGATAAAATACCCGGCAACCCTGATCTACATACGGCGGCACGACAGGGAATTATCTCGGTCTGCAGGACAATGCTCAAGATACCGGTGTTTTTTCTGGGAACACGCGGTATAGATTTTTTGGCCGGACGCCTCGCCGACTGGCCCCGAAAAATGGGCCAGGACAGAGCAATCCTCAGTCTTGGGCAGCTTATCAGAATGCAGGAGGAAATTGGCACCGGCGGTGGCGGATTTCGCTTCATGTACGCCGCATTTCTCCAGGAAGCAGCCGCTCTGCTGGAAAAACCGCAACTCCATGATTGTTCTGAAAGATTGACCCTGATAGGAGACAACTGGAGGAAATTTGCCGTCACCGGCGCACGGATCTGCAAAGGCCGGAGCAGGGAAAACGATACCTTCGCACATCTGGCTGAAATTCTAAGAGAATGTGCGGCTTCGGAAAGATTGATTTACGCAGATCTGCTTGAGCTCCTCTCGCAACCCGCCAGGCTGGATTCGAATCCGGCATTTGCTGAGGCGCAAAAAGCATTCCGGACGTGA
- a CDS encoding ABC transporter ATP-binding protein — protein MKSKTSQNLPLVHGDSLTLTYRTGESPAIDSISISLEAGELCGLIGPNGAGKTTLISILTTLLNPDSGSLTICGRDALTQAGLIRRQLGVVPQELALYDRLSGLENLLYFGRLYGLSDRLVKEKSGYFLNMFGLEDKAGSQVSTYSGGMKRRINLIIGLLHDPLVLFLDEPTAGVDAQSRHLIIEKLRLLNSGGMAMIYTSHYLEEIQELCSRVVIINKGRKVAEGSPDDLVGEAESFSNLADFYLYTTGEKLPN, from the coding sequence ATGAAGTCGAAAACATCCCAAAACTTACCTCTCGTCCATGGTGACTCCTTAACTCTTACGTACAGGACAGGGGAATCTCCGGCGATCGATTCCATCTCTATTTCATTGGAGGCTGGTGAATTATGCGGTTTGATCGGCCCCAACGGAGCAGGTAAGACCACACTCATTTCAATACTTACCACTTTACTTAATCCGGACAGCGGCAGCCTCACCATCTGCGGCAGAGATGCACTCACCCAGGCTGGCCTTATCCGCCGGCAGCTCGGTGTCGTGCCCCAGGAGCTTGCCCTCTATGATCGGCTCAGCGGCCTGGAAAATCTCCTTTATTTTGGACGACTCTACGGTCTCAGCGACCGGCTGGTGAAGGAGAAGAGTGGATATTTTCTTAATATGTTCGGTTTGGAGGATAAGGCAGGGAGCCAGGTCTCCACTTACTCCGGAGGGATGAAGCGCAGAATCAATCTGATCATTGGACTGCTGCACGATCCCCTCGTTCTTTTTCTGGATGAGCCGACAGCCGGTGTGGATGCACAGTCGAGGCATCTGATCATCGAAAAGCTTCGTCTGCTCAACAGCGGCGGTATGGCCATGATCTACACCTCTCATTACCTTGAGGAAATCCAGGAGCTTTGTTCAAGAGTGGTAATTATCAACAAGGGCAGGAAGGTGGCAGAAGGCAGTCCTGACGATCTGGTCGGTGAGGCTGAAAGTTTTTCCAACCTGGCGGATTTCTATCTCTATACAACGGGAGAGAAGCTGCCTAATTGA
- a CDS encoding ABC transporter permease, which yields MKLYASISKEFLLLLRDRAGMVLLFIMPAFLVIVITLIQDKVTTTTVEVVFVDNDRGRIGNEVHRFLAETDVIQLVSQLKGEELSAEKARRLVAAGRYQFALVLPAGLSEMATDTAHQSVVNQLFPQKKSPVSEVIPEIQVWFDPAVHGSFRSAVSSVLGQAIQRVQAQLLVEHIFSMLPEKLTETMPPMMKSYVPQESLQARELLPQLFQDMHLIPVVEQFTTEMNFIRQPTAVQQNVPAWAIFGIFFISVPLAGSFIHERQTGTLSRLKILPVSYWTIMAGKLLAYASICVVQVAVILIAGMYVLPLLGVPAFSPGDTPFLAIVLLVSVIAAACGYGILLGTLGRTYEQIAVFAPVSIVIGAAIGGIMVPVYALPELLRPLCYLSPLFWGQSGFYDILLRQSGWSAILPEVTALLGFCAVTSLGSFISSRYRA from the coding sequence ATGAAACTGTATGCTTCCATCAGCAAAGAATTTCTTCTTCTCCTGCGGGACAGGGCCGGTATGGTCCTGCTCTTTATCATGCCTGCATTTCTGGTCATTGTCATCACCCTCATTCAGGATAAGGTGACGACAACCACCGTAGAAGTGGTATTTGTCGACAATGACAGAGGGAGAATCGGCAATGAAGTACATAGATTTCTCGCAGAGACCGATGTTATCCAACTGGTTTCACAGCTCAAGGGAGAGGAACTCTCTGCGGAAAAGGCCCGTCGGCTGGTAGCTGCGGGCAGGTATCAGTTTGCCCTGGTGCTGCCCGCAGGACTGAGTGAAATGGCGACGGATACGGCACACCAGAGCGTTGTCAACCAGCTCTTTCCGCAAAAAAAAAGTCCGGTTTCAGAAGTAATACCTGAGATCCAGGTGTGGTTTGACCCAGCCGTTCATGGCAGCTTCCGCTCCGCGGTAAGCTCTGTCCTTGGCCAAGCCATCCAGAGAGTTCAGGCCCAACTACTGGTGGAACACATCTTTTCGATGCTGCCGGAGAAACTGACGGAGACGATGCCGCCGATGATGAAATCGTATGTTCCGCAGGAAAGCCTGCAGGCCAGGGAGCTTCTGCCGCAACTTTTCCAGGACATGCACCTGATACCGGTTGTGGAACAGTTCACCACCGAAATGAACTTTATCAGGCAGCCGACGGCCGTTCAGCAAAATGTACCGGCCTGGGCAATTTTCGGTATTTTCTTTATCTCGGTTCCGCTGGCCGGATCGTTTATTCATGAGCGTCAAACAGGAACCCTGAGCCGCCTGAAGATCCTTCCGGTCAGCTATTGGACTATCATGGCCGGAAAACTGCTGGCCTACGCCTCTATCTGTGTGGTGCAGGTCGCAGTTATCCTCATAGCCGGAATGTACGTGCTTCCCCTGCTAGGAGTTCCTGCTTTTTCACCGGGAGATACGCCCTTCCTGGCCATAGTACTGCTGGTCAGTGTCATCGCTGCCGCCTGCGGCTATGGCATACTGCTGGGCACATTGGGCAGAACCTATGAACAGATCGCTGTTTTTGCACCGGTTTCGATAGTCATAGGGGCTGCCATCGGCGGCATCATGGTTCCGGTCTATGCCCTGCCGGAACTGCTGCGTCCCCTGTGTTACCTGTCCCCGCTTTTCTGGGGGCAAAGCGGCTTTTATGATATCCTGCTGCGCCAGTCCGGATGGTCGGCAATCCTGCCCGAGGTGACTGCCCTGCTGGGCTTTTGCGCGGTAACCAGTCTGGGCTCGTTTATCTCCTCCAGGTACAGGGCCTGA